In Bacillota bacterium, a genomic segment contains:
- the cmr4 gene encoding type III-B CRISPR module RAMP protein Cmr4: MSNHSTRAKLLYLHALTPVHSGTGQAVAVVDLPIAREKATGWPIIPASSLKGVLRDALNNGQNKEWINRAFGRDVRGEEEGEAGLLCFTDQRILCLAVRSYFGTFAYATCPLVLERFLRDAHAMGIAAPFAKVPPVSDSPEGLNALVAKGSALARNSRVYLEDLDLVAREDDAVTQIANALAGTLFTNNPQSMVQRFVLVSDEVFNFLCETAVEVVARVRLQDDTKTVAPGALWYEEAVPAESIFSGAVLVADHYRKNPEELWNNFQPSLIQVGGNSTVGRGLCRVVMA, encoded by the coding sequence ATGAGCAATCACAGCACACGCGCCAAACTGCTCTACTTACATGCGCTAACGCCCGTGCATTCCGGCACCGGGCAGGCGGTGGCGGTGGTGGATTTACCCATCGCCCGCGAAAAAGCCACCGGCTGGCCCATCATCCCCGCCAGCAGTCTGAAAGGCGTCCTGCGCGATGCGCTGAACAACGGGCAGAACAAAGAGTGGATTAACCGCGCCTTCGGCAGGGACGTGCGCGGCGAGGAAGAGGGCGAGGCGGGTCTGCTGTGCTTCACCGACCAGCGCATCCTGTGTCTGGCGGTACGCAGCTACTTCGGCACCTTCGCCTACGCCACCTGCCCGCTGGTGCTGGAACGCTTCCTGCGCGACGCCCACGCGATGGGCATCGCTGCGCCTTTCGCGAAGGTTCCGCCCGTCAGCGACTCCCCCGAGGGCTTGAATGCGCTGGTGGCGAAAGGCTCCGCCCTTGCCCGAAATAGCAGAGTCTATCTGGAAGACCTGGACCTCGTTGCCAGAGAGGACGACGCGGTAACGCAGATAGCGAACGCGCTGGCGGGCACGCTCTTCACCAATAACCCGCAGAGCATGGTGCAGCGGTTCGTGCTGGTCTCGGATGAGGTGTTCAACTTCCTGTGCGAGACGGCGGTGGAGGTGGTGGCGCGGGTGCGATTGCAGGATGACACTAAGACCGTCGCTCCGGGCGCGTTATGGTATGAGGAAGCAGTTCCGGCGGAGAGCATTTTCAGCGGCGCGGTGCTGGTAGCCGACCATTACCGCAAAAACCCCGAGGAACTCTGGAACAACTTTCAGCCCAGCCTGATTCAGGTGGGCGGCAACTCCACCGTAGGGCGAGGCTTGTGTCGGGTGGTGATGGCATGA
- the cmr5 gene encoding type III-B CRISPR module-associated protein Cmr5, with translation MKTRAQQDMELAARLVQGVRDKEDKETWQIYGGLCHSFPVMVRTCGLCQALAFSQAKAGDGQDAREKAHRLLMQHVQKVLALSGDVLPAVREASASQYMLYTRRVLSAWVYFKRFAESILEVKSAASVEEG, from the coding sequence ATGAAAACACGCGCACAACAGGATATGGAGCTGGCGGCGCGGCTGGTGCAGGGGGTTCGCGATAAGGAGGACAAGGAAACCTGGCAAATCTACGGTGGTCTGTGCCACAGCTTCCCCGTGATGGTACGCACCTGCGGCTTATGTCAGGCTCTGGCGTTCTCGCAGGCAAAGGCGGGTGATGGTCAAGACGCGCGAGAGAAGGCACACCGCTTGCTGATGCAGCATGTGCAGAAGGTTCTCGCGCTGAGCGGCGACGTCCTGCCCGCGGTGCGCGAGGCTTCCGCCAGCCAGTACATGCTCTATACCCGTCGCGTCCTGTCCGCATGGGTCTATTTCAAGCGCTTCGCCGAGTCCATCCTTGAAGTGAAGAGCGCTGCGTCGGTCGAGGAGGGGTAG
- the cmr6 gene encoding type III-B CRISPR module RAMP protein Cmr6 yields the protein MATDAIRKPLREHLAVQGQLQAGQHVGLMLDRYLTQHDDEHTGAKQLYELAQQCEVSPVYKSAFSRWRQSLQQLEGVRLFTATAASPIAVGLGNESVLEVGLTVHRTYGVPIIPGSALKGLCRRGALRLKGDGKLADEQLRVLFGYSDDNGRASAGYIVFWDAWYDPASAEGKPFHRDTITVHHADYYTSRGQAYPTDFDDPNPVPFLVVRPGARFLFALQAPDDGWGAFAQNLLQWCLQYLGVGAKTNAGYGYFTVDEGKADTSPAKAAPSAKPIPVDTAADIWQNVVVNYNPGQRVLQVQRTIEGRSEGAFADPQRTQQLLATLPEAARQKLTQGKRRLLADVQIEVSGNRKLIVKITPRE from the coding sequence ATGGCAACCGATGCGATACGCAAGCCTCTGCGGGAACATCTGGCTGTGCAGGGGCAGCTGCAGGCAGGGCAACACGTGGGGCTGATGCTCGACCGCTATCTCACCCAGCACGACGATGAACACACGGGCGCGAAGCAGCTTTACGAACTGGCGCAGCAGTGCGAGGTATCGCCTGTTTACAAATCGGCGTTCTCCCGCTGGCGCCAGTCCCTGCAACAGTTAGAGGGCGTTCGGCTCTTCACCGCCACCGCGGCTTCCCCCATCGCCGTTGGGCTGGGCAACGAAAGCGTGCTGGAGGTGGGATTGACTGTCCACCGCACCTACGGCGTTCCCATCATCCCCGGCTCCGCGCTGAAGGGGTTGTGCCGTCGCGGCGCGCTGCGCCTGAAGGGCGATGGGAAGCTCGCCGACGAACAGTTGCGCGTGTTGTTCGGTTACTCCGACGATAACGGGCGCGCATCCGCAGGCTACATCGTCTTCTGGGACGCCTGGTACGACCCCGCCTCTGCGGAGGGCAAGCCGTTCCACCGCGACACCATCACCGTCCACCACGCCGACTACTACACCAGCCGGGGACAGGCGTACCCGACCGACTTCGACGACCCCAATCCGGTGCCGTTTCTGGTGGTACGCCCGGGCGCGCGCTTTCTCTTCGCCCTGCAAGCCCCCGACGATGGCTGGGGCGCGTTCGCCCAGAACCTGTTGCAGTGGTGCCTGCAGTATCTCGGCGTGGGCGCGAAAACCAACGCGGGATACGGCTACTTCACCGTAGATGAGGGCAAAGCAGATACCTCTCCCGCGAAGGCAGCACCATCGGCGAAGCCCATCCCTGTGGATACGGCTGCGGACATCTGGCAGAACGTCGTCGTCAACTACAATCCGGGGCAGCGCGTGCTGCAGGTGCAGCGAACTATCGAAGGGCGTAGCGAGGGAGCCTTTGCCGACCCACAACGTACCCAGCAGCTGCTGGCTACCCTGCCCGAGGCTGCGAGGCAAAAACTCACGCAGGGTAAGCGCCGCCTGCTCGCCGATGTGCAGATAGAAGTGAGTGGTAACCGCAAGCTCATCGTGAAGATAACCCCGAGGGAGTAA
- the cmr3 gene encoding type III-B CRISPR module-associated protein Cmr3 produces the protein MNSQMVRIRGIDSLLFRDGRPFGAEIGSLSARTLSCPYPATVTGFVRTFLGNRMLIDWNRREDILRVLAIAVYGPLLERNGDAVFHAPADALITGTPKEPSVFALRPWPDLPEHAGCDLPKHLVPLRVDTDEKPVKGYEYWDGASLMRWLESADGSGFTPPQPVGKMEVEQRTHVAIDDEKGVSAESLLYSVEYLSFERYRWGKNGSRERWALLARLEGDEDLSLARGVGLLGGEKRLALLEPAEDSCWPTCSETLRRALSQSQRVRMFLATPAIFEGGWKPGWLNGKLEGSPPCASGVQLRLIGAAVKRREAVSGWSYRKDRQQPKPLRLLAPAGSVYFFEVLEGDPAVLADAWLRPVSDDEHDRRDGYGLVLWGIW, from the coding sequence ATGAACAGCCAGATGGTGCGCATCCGGGGAATTGACTCCCTGCTGTTTCGCGATGGTCGCCCGTTTGGCGCGGAGATTGGTTCGCTGTCCGCGCGCACGCTGTCGTGTCCCTATCCCGCGACGGTCACCGGCTTCGTGCGCACGTTTCTGGGAAACCGAATGCTGATAGACTGGAACCGTCGGGAGGACATCCTGCGCGTGCTGGCGATAGCGGTATACGGTCCGCTTCTGGAGCGCAACGGCGACGCAGTCTTTCACGCCCCTGCCGATGCCCTGATAACCGGCACGCCGAAGGAACCATCGGTGTTTGCCCTGCGCCCATGGCCAGACCTGCCCGAACACGCCGGTTGCGACCTGCCGAAGCATCTCGTCCCCTTGCGCGTAGACACCGACGAGAAGCCGGTCAAGGGCTATGAATACTGGGACGGCGCGTCGCTGATGCGCTGGCTGGAGAGCGCGGACGGCTCGGGCTTCACCCCGCCGCAACCGGTCGGCAAGATGGAGGTGGAACAGCGCACCCACGTCGCCATCGATGACGAGAAGGGCGTCAGCGCGGAAAGCCTGCTGTACAGCGTGGAGTATCTGTCCTTCGAGCGGTATCGCTGGGGCAAAAACGGCTCGCGAGAGCGGTGGGCGCTGCTGGCGCGCCTTGAGGGTGACGAAGACCTATCCCTTGCACGCGGCGTGGGGCTTCTGGGTGGCGAGAAGCGTCTGGCTCTGCTCGAACCGGCGGAAGATTCCTGCTGGCCCACCTGTTCGGAGACCCTGCGCCGCGCTTTGAGCCAGAGCCAGCGCGTGCGGATGTTTCTGGCAACGCCCGCTATCTTCGAAGGGGGCTGGAAACCGGGTTGGCTCAACGGCAAGCTGGAAGGCTCCCCGCCCTGCGCATCAGGTGTCCAACTGCGTCTCATCGGCGCGGCGGTGAAACGGCGCGAGGCGGTTAGCGGCTGGAGCTATCGCAAGGACCGCCAGCAACCGAAGCCCCTGCGCCTGCTCGCGCCTGCAGGAAGCGTGTACTTCTTTGAGGTGCTGGAGGGCGACCCCGCTGTGCTGGCAGACGCCTGGCTGCGCCCCGTCAGCGACGATGAACACGACCGACGCGACGGCTATGGACTGGTATTGTGGGGAATCTGGTAA
- the cas10 gene encoding type III-B CRISPR-associated protein Cas10/Cmr2 produces MRYLLTLSIGPVQDFIAAARRTVDLQAGSKLLQQLAMHLAQDIQDKGGTLIFPASAQVPGPNKVVATIDTDDPATFAQQLREGAVQWLWQQWQTARDRIPSVPLDDHLAEEQIKHFLEFYAAWVPLNGDYAQARHQAERLLAGRKALRDFRQVPCRPGRPKSPLDPSRDTVLKLEQGLRIPDEAQKEPLFLKRTEYLDAVSMLKRLLGEKKVPSTSLMAARAILPIADQQAVQELQRIADNAPGAVDIGDLMFPTRVQEQIEEGEPPLRNYLQRHQTEIDHLRRRILDSLSPRLSECPPYYAILAADGDRMGQLISAQRDMQSHQKLSSALADVAEEMKKVVQQHHGYTVYAGGDDLLAFLAVNQILSCACQLAAAFNQAMEQFRKDKNDDSGGTLSIGVAIVHRMEMLQQALEWARAAEAEAKKSRNAIAIALHTRGGVPLTAVSSFKDDPYLDGWRQWLKAFRAGLTRGFPYELQHLAREVENASLSADSLQAEAFRIFDRKTGREGSAAVKQFRPAFKQRMDRIGKAEDLRAFAEQLIVARFLSEYPNGVEVRS; encoded by the coding sequence ATGCGCTACCTGCTCACCCTCTCCATCGGTCCCGTGCAGGACTTCATCGCGGCGGCGCGGCGCACGGTGGACCTGCAGGCGGGTTCCAAACTCCTGCAGCAGCTGGCAATGCACCTCGCGCAGGACATTCAGGACAAGGGAGGCACGCTCATCTTCCCCGCCAGCGCACAGGTGCCCGGACCCAACAAAGTGGTCGCCACCATCGATACCGATGACCCCGCGACGTTCGCCCAGCAATTGCGTGAGGGGGCGGTGCAATGGCTATGGCAACAGTGGCAGACCGCACGCGACCGCATCCCCAGCGTGCCCCTCGACGACCACCTTGCCGAGGAGCAAATTAAGCACTTTCTGGAGTTCTACGCGGCATGGGTTCCCCTGAACGGCGACTACGCGCAGGCGCGCCATCAGGCGGAGCGGCTGCTGGCAGGACGCAAAGCACTGCGCGACTTCCGACAGGTTCCCTGCCGCCCCGGCCGCCCCAAAAGCCCGTTAGACCCGTCGCGCGACACGGTGCTGAAGCTGGAGCAGGGGCTTCGCATCCCCGATGAGGCGCAAAAAGAGCCTCTCTTCCTGAAGCGCACCGAGTATCTGGACGCCGTCTCCATGCTGAAGCGGCTGCTGGGGGAGAAAAAAGTGCCCTCTACCTCACTCATGGCAGCGCGAGCCATCCTGCCCATCGCCGACCAGCAGGCGGTGCAAGAACTGCAGCGCATCGCCGACAACGCGCCGGGCGCGGTGGACATCGGCGACCTGATGTTCCCCACTCGCGTGCAGGAGCAGATCGAAGAAGGCGAGCCGCCCCTCCGCAACTACCTGCAGCGGCACCAGACCGAGATTGACCATCTGCGCCGCCGGATACTGGACAGCCTCAGCCCGCGCCTCAGCGAGTGCCCGCCCTACTACGCCATCCTCGCCGCCGACGGCGACCGCATGGGGCAGCTCATCAGCGCACAGCGCGACATGCAAAGTCATCAGAAACTCTCCTCTGCGCTGGCGGACGTGGCGGAGGAGATGAAAAAAGTGGTCCAGCAGCACCACGGCTATACCGTCTACGCGGGCGGCGATGACCTGCTGGCGTTCCTGGCAGTGAACCAGATACTCTCCTGCGCGTGCCAGCTGGCAGCTGCCTTTAACCAGGCGATGGAACAGTTCCGCAAAGATAAAAATGACGATTCGGGAGGCACCCTGTCCATCGGCGTGGCGATTGTACACCGCATGGAGATGCTGCAGCAGGCGCTGGAGTGGGCGCGCGCGGCGGAGGCGGAGGCGAAAAAGTCGCGCAACGCGATAGCCATCGCCCTGCACACGCGCGGCGGCGTGCCGCTGACCGCCGTCTCCTCGTTCAAAGACGACCCCTATCTGGACGGGTGGAGGCAGTGGCTGAAGGCGTTCCGCGCGGGATTGACGCGGGGCTTCCCCTACGAACTGCAACACCTGGCGCGCGAGGTGGAGAACGCCAGCTTATCGGCAGACAGCCTGCAGGCAGAGGCGTTTCGCATTTTCGACCGCAAGACGGGCAGAGAGGGCAGCGCGGCAGTGAAACAGTTCCGTCCCGCTTTCAAGCAGAGGATGGATCGCATCGGCAAGGCGGAGGATCTCCGTGCCTTTGCAGAACAGCTCATCGTCGCCCGCTTTCTGTCAGAGTATCCTAACGGCGTGGAGGTGCGGTCATGA
- the cmr1 gene encoding type III-B CRISPR module RAMP protein Cmr1 has protein sequence MRRPSPDISPPDWQPPAQEDGFTLHLRLITPLFGGGYEAREVDPVCIIRPATVRGNLRFWWRALYGGQYASAKDLFQAEAELWGAAALEKNPATGKVRLRVTDVRSNAKPVTIEDFRPRGSPAKVGPEAQYLLYPFQAQRQQNLPPAKGIPDVQFTLQVSLDPSLSKSQKQQVENTLKAWIAFGGVGARTRRGCGALTVTHEQGRWLPPADEEKRKQWFRQLLPAGEPPKPPRLAHLSGARIVLGAPKGSPKDVLHDLGSFWAAFRKGHVGSKAYTPMEGCRWSDYRKALLQFHKQHGNTISLAKPFLGLPIVYQSFKTAPYAPTIESAETGRMASPVILKPLALANGQVCPMCVVLWVPLPTSVRIKPPDQQVKLVPPPQDAVLNDLQVRHPLEAVVKAAQLRWKTQAFGIGGA, from the coding sequence ATGCGACGTCCATCACCTGACATCTCGCCACCGGACTGGCAGCCGCCCGCGCAGGAGGACGGCTTCACCCTGCACCTGCGCCTCATCACACCGCTGTTCGGCGGGGGCTACGAAGCACGCGAGGTCGACCCCGTGTGCATCATCCGCCCGGCGACCGTGCGCGGCAACCTGCGCTTCTGGTGGCGCGCCCTGTACGGGGGACAGTACGCCAGCGCGAAAGACCTGTTCCAGGCGGAGGCTGAGCTGTGGGGCGCGGCAGCCCTCGAAAAAAACCCCGCTACCGGTAAAGTGCGCCTGCGCGTGACCGACGTGCGCTCCAACGCCAAACCGGTGACCATCGAGGACTTCCGACCGCGCGGCAGTCCGGCAAAGGTCGGTCCGGAAGCGCAGTATCTGCTGTATCCGTTTCAGGCGCAGAGACAGCAAAACCTTCCGCCTGCCAAGGGCATTCCCGATGTGCAGTTCACCCTGCAGGTGTCTTTGGATCCGAGCCTGTCGAAATCGCAAAAACAACAGGTGGAAAACACCCTCAAGGCGTGGATTGCTTTTGGGGGCGTTGGGGCGCGCACGCGGCGTGGGTGTGGCGCGTTGACGGTGACGCATGAGCAGGGTCGCTGGCTGCCGCCGGCGGATGAGGAGAAACGCAAGCAGTGGTTCCGCCAGCTGCTGCCTGCAGGCGAGCCGCCGAAACCGCCACGACTGGCACACCTCTCTGGGGCGCGTATCGTGCTTGGTGCTCCGAAAGGGTCGCCTAAGGACGTATTGCACGATCTCGGCAGTTTCTGGGCAGCGTTCCGCAAGGGGCACGTGGGAAGCAAAGCTTACACACCCATGGAAGGCTGCCGCTGGTCCGACTACCGCAAGGCGCTGTTGCAGTTCCACAAGCAGCACGGCAACACCATCTCCCTTGCCAAACCGTTTCTCGGTCTGCCGATTGTCTACCAGTCGTTCAAAACCGCGCCTTACGCGCCCACCATCGAGTCCGCCGAGACCGGGCGCATGGCGTCGCCGGTCATCCTGAAACCGCTCGCCCTCGCTAATGGGCAGGTGTGCCCGATGTGCGTGGTGTTATGGGTGCCTCTACCGACCAGCGTCCGCATCAAGCCACCCGACCAGCAGGTGAAGCTCGTGCCGCCTCCGCAGGACGCGGTGCTGAACGATTTGCAGGTCAGGCATCCGCTGGAGGCGGTGGTTAAAGCGGCGCAGCTGCGCTGGAAAACGCAGGCATTCGGGATAGGAGGTGCGTGA